The genomic window AGTGGAAAGTGAGAGGTTAACGATAAATGAGGTGGTTTACAATGCGACTACAGAAGTCTCTGGTGCGATTGTAACAGCAGTGATGACCACTATTATCAGTTTTATTCCTGTGTTTACAATGATGGGTGCCGAAGGAAAATTATTCAGACCCCTGGCTTTTACAAAAACCTTTGCCTTAACAGCTTCTATTATCGTTGCGTTGTTTATAATCCCCCCGTTTGCAGCCTATTTATTTAGAAAGCAAAGGATCAAAAAAGGCTTGAGTTTTGTAATTAATACCGTTCTCATTCTGTTAGGAATAACAGCACTAATTTATGGGTATTGGCTCGGGTTTATTCTTATAGCTTTTGGAATTACAGGTATTGTAAAGAACTATTATAATGATGGGAAGATTCACTTTCAATTTTTCACTTTCAGTTTTTCACTTCTTAATATCATCATTTCTGCGTTAGCAATCATCGCTCTTTTAGCAACCTATTGGCGTCCCTTAGGAGTCGATAAAAGTCTCTTTTTGAATCTCATTTTTGTGAGTGTTATTTGCTTTGGATTGTTAGGTATTTTCTCAGTATTCAAAAAATATTACACTCGAATTTTAGGCTGGTGTTTAGAGCACAAAGCATTGTTTTTATCCATTCCTACATTCATTGTCATCGCAGGATTTTTTATCATGAAAAACACGGGTAAAGAATTTATGCCCTCCTTAAATGAAGGTTCTTTTCTATTAATGCCTACCTCAATGCCACACTCTGGAGTGGAAGAAAACAAACGGGTTTTACAGCAATTAGACATGGCGGTCGCCAGTATTCCAGAAATAAAAACAGTTGTTGGAAAAGCGGGTCGCACCGAATCTGCTTTAGACCCAGCACCTTTGTCAATGTATGAAAATATCATTCAATATAAATCAGAATATATGCTGAATGAACACGGCAAGCGTCAACGGTATAAGGTGAATGATAATGGGAGTTATCTATTAAAAAATGGAATGTCATTGCAAGCAGACCAGCGTGAAGAGTGGCTATCTATAAATGCAGAAGAACAACTTATTCCAGACAAGGATGGGGAGTTTTACCGCAATTGGCGTCCCGAGATTAACTCCCCAGATGATATTTGGAATGAAATTATAAAAGTCACCAAACTACCTGGAGTTACTTCAGCTCCTAAATTACAACCTATTGAAACCCGATTGGTAATGCTACAAACAGGCATGAGAGCACCCATGGGTATTAAAGTAAAAGGGCAAAGTTTGAAAGAAATTGAAGCTTTTGGGTTGCAATTAGAAGCCCTCTTAAAACAAGTAGAAGGCGTTAAGAAACAAGCTGTTTATGCAGATCGAATTGTGGGCAAACCCTATTTGCTTATAGATATAGACAGGGAGAAAATTGCACGCTATGGAATTTCAATTCAACAGGTACAAAATGTACTTAAAGTTGCTGTGGGTGGCATGGTACTTACCCAAACCGTTGAAGGGCGGGAACGCTATGGTATTCGGGTGCGTTACCCAAGAGAATTACGCGCAAACCCCGCCGATTTGAAGCAAATATACATTCCCGTAAAAAAAGGAAATCCAGTGCCTTTAAGTGAATTAGCGACTATTCGGTATGAACAAGGACCACAGGTCATCAAAAGTGAAGACACTTTTTTAGTAGGCTATGTGTTATTTGATAAGTTAGATGGATTTGCTGAGGTGAATGTGGTTGAAAATGCGCAAGCACTCATCCAGCAAAAGATTGATTCTGGTGCGTTGATTGTTCCGAAAGGAATCAATTATCAATTCACGGGGACTTATGAAAATCAGCTGCGAGCGGAAAAAACCTTATCCGTCGTTGTGCCCTTAGCCCTGCTTGTTATTTTCTTGATTTTATATTTTCAGTTTCGTTCGGTAGCGACATCCCTCATGGTGTTTTCAGGAATTGCGGTTGCATTTGCAGGTGGTTTTATCATGATTTGGCTGTATGGTCAAGACTGGTTTTTAAACGTCAATGTCTTTGGTGAAAACCTTCGCGATTTATTCCAGATGCATTCTATTAATTTGAGTGTCGCAGTTTGGGTCGGATTTATAGCACTTTTCGGAATTGCGACTGATGACGGCGTTGTGATGGCAACTTATCTAACACAAACATTTGATAAAAACAAACCTGAAAATAAAAAGGAAATTCGAGCGGCAATTGTAGAAGCTGGAGAAAAACGAATCAGACCCTGTTTAATGACAACCGCTACCACCATTTTAGCATTGTTACCCATTTTAACATCCACAGGTCGAGGAAGTGATATAATGATTCCAATGGCAATCCCAAGCTTTGGAGGCATGCTTATTGCGTTAATCACATTGTTTGTGGTTCCAGTGTTGTATAGTTGGAAGCAGGAATTGAAAGTGAGAAGTTTAAAGTGGAAAGTGAGAAGTGAGAAGTGAGAAGTTTAAAGTGAAAAACTAAAAGTGGAAAACTAAAAGTGGAAAGTTATGGGTAAGAGTATTTTAAAAGATAAAAGTTATGCGTTTGCAATTATGGTCGTAAAGCTGTCTCAACGATTAGTTTCTGATAAAAAAGAATACGTTTTAAGTAAACAACTTTTAAGAAGCGGCACTGCTATTGGAGCTCTTATCCGTGAAGCAGAATTTGCTCAAAGTAAAATGGATTTTATTCATAAAATGAGTATTTCTCTTAAAGAAGCCAATGAATCATTGTATTGGTTGGATTTACTAAAAGATACCGATTATATCAATGAAAATGAGCATCAGATTCATTTAGGTTTAAATAAAGAATTAGTGGCAATGCTTGTAAGTTCAATTAAAACCACAAAATCAAGAATGTAGTATGAAACAGTTGAAAGTTAAAAGTGAAAAGTTGAAAGTTAAAAGTGGGAAACTAAAAGTGGAAAGTGAAAAACTAGAAATGATAAGTGGAAAGCTAAAAGTGAATAGTGAAACGCTAAAAGGGCAAACTAAGGAGTTAGAAAGAACGAAAAAACAATCCGTTTTTCACTTTTCATTTTTCATTTTTCATTTAAAAGGAGCTCTGATTTTTATTTTTTCACTTTTAACTTTTCACTCAGTAAGCGGCCAGCAATTACAAACATTCATTGAAGAAGGATTAGCAAACAACCCGAAAATTCAAATCTTTGAATTTAGATATCAAGTTGCAAAAGAAAAAGTAAACGAGGTAAACACCCTACCAAACACGCAAATAGGGGTTGGATATTTTGTGAGTGAACCCGAAACTCGTACAGGAGCGCAACGCTTTAAGGTTTCTGCGAAACAAATGTTACCTTCATTTGGTTCAATCACCGCAAGAGAAAACTATGTAGCTTCTTTGGCAGATGCTGTTTATGAAGATGTTGTTATTGTAAAAAGAAAATTGGTAGCATCCATATCGCAATCTTACTATAATTTATATGCGTTAAAAGCGAAACAAATTATTTTAGTTGAAAATAGAAGCCTACTAAAAACTTATGAAGAATTGGCATTAACGTCTGTTGAGGTTGGAAAAGCATCCGCAGTAGATGTTTTGCGATTACAAATGCGGCAAAATGAATTACAGCAATTAGAACAAGTTTTAGAACAAGATTATTTAGCAGAACAAACGGCCCTAAACAAGTTATTAAATCGAGATAGCTATATTGAGATATCTATGGATAGTGAATTAACAATACCTCTTGAAAACATTCAAATCAATTCAGAGAACTTAGCATTACACCCTGAATTATTGAAATACGAAAAGCTCTACGAATCCGTTGAAAAATCCGAATTATTAAATCAAAAAGAAGGCAATCCAATGTTTGGATTTGGATTGGATTATATCGCAGTTTCAGAACGACCAAATGTAAATTTTAACGATAACGGAAAAGATATTGTAATGCCAATGGTTCGTATTTCAATTCCGATTTTCAATACTAAATACAAATCAAAAACTAAACAAAACGAGTTACATCAAAAAGAGATAAATTTTCAAAAGCAAGATAAACGAAACCGATTAGAAACCTTATTGGACAAGGCTGTAAAAAAGCGTACTTCCGCAAGAATAAGTTACGACACGCAAACAAAGAACTTAAAACAGGCAAAGGATGCTGAAACCATTTTAGTAAAAAGCTATGAAACAGGAACCATAGATTTTAACGACGTTCTCGATATTCAAGAGTTGCAATTAAAGTTTCAAATGAATCAGGTAGAATCGATTAAAACATATTATTTACAAACAACAATTATTAACTATTTAACAAATTAAAATTTAATTAAAAATGAAAACAGTAAAAACAATTTTAGGAGTTTTAGTATTAGGATTAATGCTAACAACAGCATCGTGTAAAGAGGCTAAAAAAGAGGGTACGACTACAAAAACAGAACAATCGAAAAAGAAAGAGCAAGACTCAGCTTATGTATGTCCAATGCACTGTAAAGGAAGTGGTAGTGATAAAGCAGGAAAATGTCCAACTTGCAATATGGATTATGTAAAAAATGAAGACCATAAGGCAAACGGTCATAAGCATTAATTAACACAGAATGTGGCAACACTTATACTGCTTTGAGTATATGTAGTTAACGATCTTTTGAATTTTAAAATATAAAAATGAAACATACCTATCACATAGACGGAATGACCTGTAACGGTTGCCGCAGTCACGTTGAAGAAACGCTTTCAAAAGTAAAAGGCATTTCTAAAGCATCGGTTGATTTAGAAAAGGCAGAGGCAACTATTGAAATGGAATCACACATTCCTATCGAACAGTTTCAACACGCCTTAAAAAATGATGGTGGTCGCTATAGCATTCATAATTTAGGAGAACATC from Formosa sp. Hel1_33_131 includes these protein-coding regions:
- a CDS encoding heavy metal-binding domain-containing protein — protein: MKTVKTILGVLVLGLMLTTASCKEAKKEGTTTKTEQSKKKEQDSAYVCPMHCKGSGSDKAGKCPTCNMDYVKNEDHKANGHKH
- a CDS encoding efflux RND transporter permease subunit, whose amino-acid sequence is MLNKSIKFLIENKLVAVLMLVLFIGWGTVNAPFNWDLEFLPRNPVAVDAIPDIGENQQIVFTKWEGRSPQDIEDQITYPLTTSLLGIPGVKTIRSSSMFGFSSIYVIFEEDIEFYWSRSRILEKLNSLPNGLLPKDVNPALGPDATGLGQIFWYTLEGRDENGNVTGGWDLQELRSIQDYYVKYALSSASGVSEVASIGGYVQEYQVDVDPELMRQYKIGLHHVVKAIKESNTDIGAQTLEINKVEYLVRGLGYVKSISDIENAVVTSEDFTSIKIKDIGNVSLGPATRRGVLDKEGAEVVGAVVVARFGANPMEVINNVKDKINELSAGLPSKVLKDGRTSQVTIIPFYDRTELIQETLGTLNEALLLEILITILVIIIMVFNLRASVLISGLLPVAVLMVFIAMKIFGVDANIVALSGIAIAIGTMVDVGVILSENIIRHLDESEKLGVESERLTINEVVYNATTEVSGAIVTAVMTTIISFIPVFTMMGAEGKLFRPLAFTKTFALTASIIVALFIIPPFAAYLFRKQRIKKGLSFVINTVLILLGITALIYGYWLGFILIAFGITGIVKNYYNDGKIHFQFFTFSFSLLNIIISALAIIALLATYWRPLGVDKSLFLNLIFVSVICFGLLGIFSVFKKYYTRILGWCLEHKALFLSIPTFIVIAGFFIMKNTGKEFMPSLNEGSFLLMPTSMPHSGVEENKRVLQQLDMAVASIPEIKTVVGKAGRTESALDPAPLSMYENIIQYKSEYMLNEHGKRQRYKVNDNGSYLLKNGMSLQADQREEWLSINAEEQLIPDKDGEFYRNWRPEINSPDDIWNEIIKVTKLPGVTSAPKLQPIETRLVMLQTGMRAPMGIKVKGQSLKEIEAFGLQLEALLKQVEGVKKQAVYADRIVGKPYLLIDIDREKIARYGISIQQVQNVLKVAVGGMVLTQTVEGRERYGIRVRYPRELRANPADLKQIYIPVKKGNPVPLSELATIRYEQGPQVIKSEDTFLVGYVLFDKLDGFAEVNVVENAQALIQQKIDSGALIVPKGINYQFTGTYENQLRAEKTLSVVVPLALLVIFLILYFQFRSVATSLMVFSGIAVAFAGGFIMIWLYGQDWFLNVNVFGENLRDLFQMHSINLSVAVWVGFIALFGIATDDGVVMATYLTQTFDKNKPENKKEIRAAIVEAGEKRIRPCLMTTATTILALLPILTSTGRGSDIMIPMAIPSFGGMLIALITLFVVPVLYSWKQELKVRSLKWKVRSEK
- a CDS encoding four helix bundle protein; amino-acid sequence: MGKSILKDKSYAFAIMVVKLSQRLVSDKKEYVLSKQLLRSGTAIGALIREAEFAQSKMDFIHKMSISLKEANESLYWLDLLKDTDYINENEHQIHLGLNKELVAMLVSSIKTTKSRM
- a CDS encoding TolC family protein, which codes for MKVKSGKLKVESEKLEMISGKLKVNSETLKGQTKELERTKKQSVFHFSFFIFHLKGALIFIFSLLTFHSVSGQQLQTFIEEGLANNPKIQIFEFRYQVAKEKVNEVNTLPNTQIGVGYFVSEPETRTGAQRFKVSAKQMLPSFGSITARENYVASLADAVYEDVVIVKRKLVASISQSYYNLYALKAKQIILVENRSLLKTYEELALTSVEVGKASAVDVLRLQMRQNELQQLEQVLEQDYLAEQTALNKLLNRDSYIEISMDSELTIPLENIQINSENLALHPELLKYEKLYESVEKSELLNQKEGNPMFGFGLDYIAVSERPNVNFNDNGKDIVMPMVRISIPIFNTKYKSKTKQNELHQKEINFQKQDKRNRLETLLDKAVKKRTSARISYDTQTKNLKQAKDAETILVKSYETGTIDFNDVLDIQELQLKFQMNQVESIKTYYLQTTIINYLTN